The genomic DNA GATAACAGTTTTTTAGATGGTTAAAGTGAGATGCAAGCAACCCATCTAAAATGACCACGAAAGGAATCACATGAATTGGCACTAGGGAGAAGTAAGATTCTCATTGCTTGAATTTCCTCAAAGGCACTTAAAGCGATCACTGCAACAGCACCAGCATGTTTGGACTGTTAGTTCAAAATAGCAAAATCTGACCTGACGCTGCCTGTCCACTTCATTTCCTTGTTAACTGTATTAGATGCACAAGAGCATCTGCTCGATTTCTGCTCTGGCTGAGCAGCTCCTCTTTGGTTTCAAGCAAAATGCTACAGTATTTTGGATCTTTTGTGGGGCTGGGGAGCTATACTGAAGAAATGGCACTTTACTATTGTTTTCTTAATAAGAGTGCaaaccctgctctgctcctcatTTGATTTTGCATGCACTTTTCACACAAAATGCATGCACTTTGTCTTGATTTAGCAAAGCAATGAAGGGGAAGCATGGTGCAAGAAAATCAGTAGTCATTCCAGGGTTTGTTTGCAATActgagcagggtccctgcagTCAAACAGCAAATTCCTTATTCTACCAGATGAGAATTTGGCTATGAAAACCAGCTGGAAAGAGTACTTCACCACCTCAGCTAGTAGTGAGATCCCACATTTGCAAAGAAAGCTCTCCGTAATTTCTGCTCTTTCAAAACATCTTCAGGATATTTCTGCTTGCAGGTCCGATTCCTTGAGCAACAAAATAAAGTGCTGGAAACCAAGTGGAGCCTGCTTCAGGAGCAGGGGATGAAAACAGTTAGGAACAACTTGGAGCCGCTTTTTGAGACTTACATCAACAACCTCAGGATGCAGCTGAACAGTTTGCTGAGCGACAAGGGAAGGCTGGAGGGAGAGCTCGTCAACACACAGTACCTGGTTGAGGATTTCAAGAAGAAGTAAGTCTATTGAGCTAGTGGTCTACTCACCTAGGTAGGTGCAGCCTTTCTCCATTCAACGTCCTTAAGCCAACTGGGGGATCCAGGAGAGTCCGGGACACGGGAATTCCTGACAGTGAAGCTTGTGACATTTTCTCAGGATAAATGGTAACGGAGTAACAGATCCAAGTGCACAAACATTTAGGGAGTAATTTAGAATATGATCAAAGACTTATTAACTAAATTacctactgagaaaaaaaaaaaaattacacagtagGTCTGAGAGTTTCAGGACAGCACGCTTAATTTGCTTAAGACAGGCAGAAGGAGTATGACTGATGgccagaaagaggaaaaaaagaatagattcttcaaaatttttttgaTGTACTTGTTTTAACTAGTTTAGCCTAGGAACATGCTCATGGTCTCTTATTCAGATGCTCTGTAGGAGAAAAGAACATCGTATGCAAAATGCTCTTAAAGGAAGTTCATTCCAGCAAACTAAAATCACCTCCGTCTGTTACTTGCCTAAACAAATGCTCCTTCTGCCTCCCTCCATTAGGTATGAAGATGAAATCAACAGGCGTACAGTTGCAGAGAATGAATTCGTGACACTCAAGAAGGTGAGAGGAAATTACAGAATACCATCTGATGACTATTTGTAGAGCTCTAATCACCTATTCATTCATATTCCAACAgcttttttaatggtttcttcCCTGGACTGTTATTGCAGAGATATGCGTGCTCCTGACTTGCTAATAAGCGTTTAAAACACATTACCTaaacctctcctcctccaggatgTAGATGCTGCCTACATGAACAAGGTGGAACTACAAGCCAAGGTAGATGCGCtgactgaagaaattaatttcctgagaGCCCTCTACGAAGCAGTGAGTACAACCACCTCCCAAGACATTTCAGCCCTCCGTTAAGagcttccctccctctttccctctgaaAGCCTGTAATTTCTTCCCCCAGGAGATGCTAAATCCTTTACCTCTTTAGAGTTACACCAACCGTCTTAGCTGTTTAGATAACAATCTGTAGCCTCTCCCAGGTCTGCACGCTCATCTGAAAGGATGAAAAGGCATCTCTCAAGTGAATTAGCTCACCTAAGCCCCTGTGCACTTTGCAGGAGCTGTCTCAGATGCAGACACAGATCTCCGACACCTCTGTCGTTCTCACCATGGACAACAACCGAAACCTGGACCTGGACAGCATCATCTCGGAGGTCAAAGCGCAGTACGAGGACATCGCCAACAGAAGCCGGGCTGAAGCAGAGTCCTGGTACCAAACCAAGGTGAAGAAACTGGGGGTTTCCGTGCTGTTATCTTCATGTCTTGTCTTGAACAGATAAAGACTGACTCTTCCAAGAAAACCTTCTCAAATACTGCACCTTGCACAGCAGCACTCCAGCTGCTAGTCTGGGCTCGAGGAGGGACCCATGCTTTCAGGCACCTGGGTTACTCCAAAAACGATGGATTTTACCTTGGGTGATTATTCCTCTCTCCGTGACAGTACGAAGAGCTGCAGGCTACGGCTGGCCGGCACGGGGACGACCTCCGCAACACCAAGCAGGAGATCTCCGAGCTCAACCGCCATGTCCAGCGGCTGCGGTCTGAAATCGACAGCGTGAAGAAACAGGTAAGAAGCAGCAAACCCCCCGCTTTTAACCAATTTACACCCTCACTTgcaagggagaggaaggaaaacgTCAGGGGCAAGTTCTGCTCAGTTTGATCCTTTTTTATCAAAAAGAGAAGCGTCACTAAAAATGGTTAAGCTGATGGTGCTGGAATAAGACCTTGTGATTTCACGgtaggtaaagaacaagtccaggTCTTGTATGGGGAATTTGACTGGGGTTTCTTTTCTGTAGTGCGCAAATCTGAAAGCGGCCATCACGGACGCTGAGGAACGTGGGGAGCTGGCCCTCAAAGATGCCAAAGCCAAACTGGCCGAGCTGGAGGATGCTCTGCAACAGGCCAAGGCAGACCTGGCCCGGCAGCTCCGCGAGTACCAGGAGCTGATGAACGTCAAGCTGGCCTTGGACATCGAGATCGCGACCTACAGGAAGCTGCTGGAGGGCGAGGAGTGCAGGTGGGTGGGAAACACAACCCTTCTAGTCCTGATGTTGGAGAGGCAAAGCACTGCGAGCACTGGCgatgctcagcacttctgaaatgcTAATCAGGGCATtagggggcggggaggggggaagattGTCCTAGCTAATGGAAATAACATTGCGGGAAGCATCCCCGAATTATGccaagtttttattttctaccCCAAAGGTCTCTAGGAAATGTACCCTATTTTTTTCCCCGACTATCAACAGACTTCTTATCTTCTTACCTTGTTGTGTTCCGTCCCCTAACAGGCTGGCTGGAGATGGCGTCCCAGTGAATATCTGTGAGTATCTAAAATATATGCAATTACCTTATTTAAGCACTGGTGTGTCTCTGCACCAAGAAGCCAATGCCCAGAGAAATGGaaagcttttccttctccttgcagCCGTGACCAGAACAACTGTGGGAACGGGATACGGAGGAGGGAGCAACCTCAGCATGGGAGGGGGAATCTGCAATATGGGGAACAGCTTCAGCTGCGGAAGCGGTCCCGGGGTTAGCAGCACCACCCTCGGAGGCGGCAGCAGCTCCAGCGTGAAGTTCGTCTCAACCTCCTCCACCAGAAGAAGCTACAGAAGCTAAAAGTTCCCTTTCAGATGCCTTCACTCGCCAGAAAACACCTTAACGCTGGTCCTTTACTAAAGCATAGTTGGGGTCAACAGAATGAGGGCCACCTAAACCCTATGTCTTGTCGCACAGGAGCCTCACTTTAGGAACTCTCTCTCAGCTGTGTTGTCTAGCACGCATCGTGTAGGGCTCTGCTATTGAGCATGAGTCCAACTGTTTTAAATTTGCAACTTGCTTGTTACAGCTCAGCATTTTTTGGCCGgattttgtatataaaatatgtCCCATGACTGTTTGTCTCTCTTCACTTTCTGGTGTTTGTCTAATAAAAATGCATATGTGATTTATTCTATTTTGTGGACCTTTTAATTAAAGACATGGaacagcaaatgcaaatgcaGATAACAAGCACTTTTCCTAGGGCCCTGCCCAGTTAAAGGCGCAGATTTTTGCTCCTCATTCCCATTTCCTGAATCTCTCCATTAGCAGCCAAAACACACAGGCACAGCAGAGCACCGAAGGGCggtttgccattgatttcaacgTTCTCCCCACCGTGCAGGTAAAACACCTGGAAGCTAAACACAGGGCATGCCAAGGCAAGAGCCGGGCACAGGGGAAAAGGTCTAAGATTCATTTACTACGCAGCTTCCAGCCAATACAACATCCAGCAGCCTGGCTCCCAGGGGGCACAAAGGGCAGTGCCAAGTGTGTGATGTACCTGCATAAACTTCTAACAATAGGGAACTAATTACTAGGGGAGTCAGAGCAACCACCCGACTTGTTCAAGTGTATCAGTCCATCTCAAAACCCCTTTTACTGTGAGCCGTCTCACTTAAGCGCAGGTGCCAGCAGTGCGAACATCTGCCTGAGCGGGTTGAAAGTGCTCCCTTTCCGGCCACACTGTTTTAGGTGTTTCTCTTGGGTCTTGATGCTGGTGTTCCCTCTCCTTTGACTATAAGCAGGTGGAGGGTCTGGTCCACGTGCTACGTTGAATTAGATGTCGCTCATCTAATAGCTATAAAAAATATCCAAGAATTGGATACCTCTTGGAGAGTGAAAGTCTTCAAGATCCAATATTTCTTCACATTCCTAGAATACATTGGAGACAAGATCTTGTTTTGAGACGgtggagaaaaaacagaggaggTGTAGCAATTTTAGAATAGGAGATGTAGCAATTTAGATTCTCTGACTAATTGAGAGAAATTAATTGAGAAGTAAAAGCACAGCATCATCTGGCTGAAAGCCACGGACTGACAGATCTCATTGCTGGAAGATCAGTTGAAGAAATAGATGTGATTAGGAAAAAAGTCCCAACCTCGGCCCACGTATTTCAATAAATTCAAGTAATGGGTAGAGAAGCACTTTTAGGAAAATACTCGAAGAGATGGGCAAACAGAGGGGAATTGGCAGTGCCTGAATGATGGACTGTGTTCGGGTTTTCCTTCGAGACCAGAGTTTTCCCATAATTTTCTAGGATGCTCTGAACTCTGCATGTTCCTCTCTGTATCCCTCAGGAAATCTCCTCCCCAAAACCTTCCAGGCGTGGTTACGGGTCTGCTGCGGCTCTCCACTCCtgctccaccacctctccctgCCGAACACTCACAGCTGCTTCCCGGGAAGGAGCAATATCCTCACTCTGAACAGCAGCCTGGGCAAGGTTAAGTGATGGTCTTCCTCATTGCTGCCCAAACACACTCTCTAACCGAAGGGGATATAAGGTATATAGCCAACAGGCACGTCAGACGGATGCCCGCATCAACACCTGGGTCATAACGCAGAGATTACGAAGCCCTTCATCTAGCATGAGAAAGGCTGCGGCCAGAATATTTGTTCTCCCAGGGCACCCCTTTTCAAGCAAGATACAAAAACACACCCTGGGAAAAGTTTGCATCTCTGGTTACATGGCCAATGTACAGTTGTCcttgctccagagcagggctttggTCACCACGTTCGTAACCTCCTGCATCCAGTCCTGCTGGACAAGTTAAACAGATGTAGCTATGACCTGGGGCTTGTATTTCAGTGGGAGAGGACAGCCCTCGTTAATTCTAGCACAGCCCAGATTAAAACCTTAGTCATAATGAAATGAATGGTGCTTGCACTCAGGGGCTTGAATTTGCAATGTGTGAAGGGAACTGATTGCTAATTGCTACCCATAACATTTTTACAGAGTTCTTTAGGACAGACAGTCGGTAGCTTAGTCACAGAAGCTCCTCTCTCTTAAAAACTGCCGCTTGTTGTAACACACAGTAGCTGAAACACTCCCAGAACAGTTATTTTAGCTTTGTTCCAGGGTGTGTAATGGAAACATTAGAAGAATAGAGAGGGGGAAGCATGAAGGCAAAAAGAGATGATGGGCAAATGACCCTCTTGGGACCTTCTGGTCAAACTCACTTGACTGCCCGGCCTCCATGTGTGAAATGGCAAGCACACTTGAAAGATGCCTCTGCAAACATCTGCTCCATACCCCGGTGTCTTTTTAACAGCTGAGGAAAGCTACGACTTCCCAGCAACGCTCTGCAGGTGGGCTGCTACCTCCTCTGGTGATGTTCAGCTTGGGCATGGGCATCCACAAGAGAGACCTGGGCAAACCCAAAGGGCTGCAGGGTCCAAGAGAAGCACGTCCGTCCCTGGGCATCCAGACGAGACACTGGGAGTGACTTTCGAGCACCTTGCCTGCTCTAGGGTACAGGGCTAGCACACAGCACGCTCCGGGCGAGTCAAGACACCGTACGTCTTTCACCAGAGAAATGCACTATTTGACTTTTCCTGGGTGCGATGCGGAATAAGAGTAAAGGGAGTTGTCTGTGAACAGTGTCGTAAACCCGGATCCCAAGCACTGAATTTCCTTGTGAGTAAGAGATATCAGAGGGGGAAGGCAACAGACGTGGGGAGGGCAGCCTGGGAACCGGCTTCAGACCGTGTAGAGACAAGGTCACCCCATGAGTCAGGAAACAGCCCAAACACCTGCGAAGGTGAAGCCCTGAGAAATCGCCAACTCAGGGTTTGTGTCGTCACAGCCAACGGTAACTCCCTCCCAGGTCATATTCTGGTATTTCATCATTTGTTGTCAGTCTGAATCAGGATGAAACGTAGACATTTTTCGCAGAAAGAAAAGGTCTGAATTCATAAAACTACCATTCATAAAACGACCTCACatgtccttccctctccccagctcgTTTGTGATAGCTGACGTCCAAGACTTCCTCTGATGCCCCAACACCATCCTGGCTTCCCTCTATCACCTCTTTCTCCCTcctgtatcatagaatcatagaatcatacaggttggaaaagacctctaagatcatcgtgtccaaatCAGTTCTGGTTTAAATGACTCTTGCTTGGGCATGAGAACAAGAGTCCAGAATTTCCGACATGTCGGGGCCTGAGGTGCTGATGCCCCGCTGGGGTTTAATCAAAACCACGGCAGCAGGAAAAAACAGACCCGCAATAACAGATTTCTCAGACCTTGGACCACTGCACCGTGAAATAATGCGTCTTTACGCAACAGAGAGATTGATTCATCCATGAAATAGAGATGAGCGAGCGCTTGCCCAACATGGGGAACCATCTACTGCAGAGGTGAAAGGAGGGAGTGGGAGAGGGATGGCTGTGAACAAGAGTTGAGCAGGCAGTATTTAGTGTTTTCTCAGATATTTCGACAGCCAGATCATGACCATGACAAAAAAATGCAACTCCTGCACTTCGTGAGTGCTTCATAGGTGCTTGTGCTCCACAGGCGCTCGTGCTCATGGTGAACTCAGCGTCCGCTTTGCTGCTGGGTGTGCCGAGCCCAGTTAATCAGTAGGATGAGCACCACGCCAGACCCATCCCCAGCCAGTAAGGATATAAAAGGGCCAGTCCCAGCCTGGGGGAGCACAACTTCACCTTCTGCCTTCATCCACTTCCTTGCTGCTTTATTCTTTCTACCGCTCTCACCCTGCTCACATCAGCTGCCATGTCTCGCCAGTGCGCTGCAAGGAACCAGAGCAAAACTGGCttcagtgctgcttctgccttCATCCCAaatgccagcagcaccagcttctGCTTACGTTCTGCATCCCAAGGTGGAAGCTGCAGTACCACCGCTGGGTATGGAAGATTTGCTGGAGGTTTTGGAAGCAGGAGCCTCTACAGTCTTGGTGGATGCCAGAGGATCTCCGTAGCTGGAAGAGGTGGTGGCTTCTATGGACCTGCAGGTTTTGGTGCTGGCACTGGGATATCCTGTGGTTTTGGTGGTGCAGTTGGTGGTGCCTTTGGGTTTGGTGGTGGCATGGGTGGCCCTGGACTCCCTGCTGTCCCAGCTGGAGGCATCCATGAAGTCTCAGTCAACCAGAGCCTTCTGAAACCTCTCAACCTGGAGATTGACCCCAGCATCCAGAGTATCCGTAAGAATGAGAAAGATCAGATTCAAACCCTCAACAACAAATTTGCCTCCTTCATTGACAAGGTGAGACAGAAGATTTCTTGGTTATGCTGTGTTGATTCCTCAGTGGCGAAGCACAAACAAGGGCAAGTTTTAGCTTTATCAGCAATTTTGCTGCTCTTGTACTGCCACTTCTAACATCAGCAGCCTGGGAACAAAACCTGCTTTGAGACCATTCATCCCTCGCGTTAACGCTGAGATAAGACCAGCCAACAGGGGGAAAATGGTGATATAGGATGTAAGGAAGCAGAGTTTGCAAAGAGAGCAGGGATGTTAACGTCAGATGTGCAATGCTTGCTGGCTTGTGTAAATTGTCAGCTGTTCCCCACGGGCTGAGAGCTCCCACCTTTCAGCAAGTGAATCCTTGCAGGATTGTACCTTGCCCCTCTAAGGAAAACCATCCTAAAATCTCTGTTTCTGAAACATCTCCTTTCTCTATCCAGGTCCGATTCCTTGAACAACAAAACAAGGTCCTGGAGACCAAGTGGGCCCTTCTGCAAGAACAGGGGAACAAAACAGTCAGAAACAACATCGAGCCCCTCTTTGAGACCTACATCAACAACCTCAGGAGACAGCTGAACAGCTTGCTGACAGACAGGGAGAACTTGGGAGGGGAGCTGAACAAGGTGCAAAGCCTTGCTGAGGAATTCAAGAACAAGTAAGTCCATCCATCTGTGGTCTGCCTGGAGAGCAGGGTGGGCTGCGATAGATGCCAGCTCTCTTGCAATCAAACGTTGCATCTGTGCAATGAAACAAGGAAAGAAGGCTTTTTTGCTCATATAATCTTCCGAGGAGGCCCAGGTTAAGTTTAGTATGAGACATATTCAGCCTCACTTCCCTACGGCTGAAAGTCACAGGCAGAAAATTTTAGGGCTAAGAGACCAAGGTACAAAACtgtacatgcaaaaaaaataaGAGGCTGGtcctgaaaatatgaaataacttTTGTACAACCCTAGACCAACCCTCCACTTCCATCCCGCAGATACGAGGAGGAGATCAACAAGCACACAGCTGTCGAGAACGAATTTGTGATCCTGAAGAAGGTGGGTGCACGCACGCTGTGCCTCCCAGCCCGCACGAGCATAGCAAGAAACACATCcagcttttcctctgcttctccgAAAACCGCTTCTTTTTTGTGATGTGTTTCCTCTTCTAGGAGGTGGATGCTGCCTATATAAACAAGACGGAGCTGCAAGCCAGGCTGGACTCCCTTGTGGAGGAGATAGATTTCCTCAGAGCCCTGTATGAAGCTGTAAGCACCAGCATTTACATCCTTCTCCCATTTTCCAATGTCCTCGCCTTCCTCTCCCACTTCAGAGGCTCAGGACTGATTGTCTTCCATTCCGTTGCACTAAATAATTCAATGCTTTTTCCATTTCACCTGCTGTCTTAACCCTGCCTGAAACCGTCTTGGAAAAATCACTTTGCCCACCCAGGTCTACACCCTCTAACTTGGGGGGTTTCCTCCCTCTGAGCAACGTTCGTGTCTCACGCCTGCAACTCAGGAAAACGCCCGCTGCTTTTGCAGGAGCTGTCTCAGATGCAGGCCCAGATCTCCGACACCTCTGTCATCCTGACCATGGACAACAACCGCAGCCTGGACATGGACAGCATCATCGCAGAGGTCAAAGCGCAGTACGAGGACATCGCCAACCGGAGCCGGGCGGAGGCCGAGTCCTGGTACCAGTCCAGGGTGAGTGCCCAGGAAGGCTTCTGCAATGGGAAAACCACGCTCCCTCCCCCAAATCCCCACGGGGAGGTGGGTCCCACTGTGATTTTTACAACACAGGATGTCTTCAGATTTAATAATCCTGTAAATTTTGGAAGTGCTGATTTGGGATTGAGAACACACGTATACTTCTGAGTGCAAACACCCACACCCCCACATTCTGCTTGGCTCTAAAACCAATATATTTTACTTTGACTGGTTGTTCCTCTCTCCGTGACAGTACGAAGAGCTGCAGGCTACGGCTGGCCGGCACGGGGACGACCTCCGCAACACCAAGCAGGAGATCTCCGAGCTCAACCGCCACGTCCAGCGGCTGCGGTCTGAAATCGACAGCGTGAAGAAACAGGTAAAGGGCAGCGTAGCCGCATAAGGCTTAACTCCTGCTGTGGTCTAACCTCTTGCTTGTCCAGCCAACTCCAgggtataaaaataaatgcatctcgGCGAGTTCTGCTGGATCAGGAATGAATACGACAGCATTTACCGTGGTGCACTAAGAGTAACCTAATGCAATATTATCAAACCTAAGGAGACGTTAAGAGGCGTGGAGTTAGATTAAATCCAGGTTCTGACCTGGCTCAGAACATGGATCAGTTCAATGATCGTTAAGATCACACCTATAGATGTGAACCCAAAGACTTCTGCATCTAGACCAGGCATCATGACCTCAGGGTATAAAGAACTGGTCTATGCTCTGGATAAGGAATGCAACCACTATTTTTCCTCCACAGTGCGCCAGTTTGCAGACGGCCATCGTGGATGCCGAGCAGCGCGGGGAGATGGCTGTCAAGGATGCCAGGGCAAAACTGGCCGAGCTGGAGGCCGCCCTGCAGAAGGCCAAGACAGACCTGGCCCGGCAGCTCCGTGAGTACCAGGAGCTGATGAACGTCAAGCTGGCCCTGGACATCGAGATCGCGACCTACAGGAAgctgctggaaggagaggagtGCAGGTGGGTGCAATTTTATATCCCGGTTTCCAGAGGGGCAATGGAGTCGCAGACCCTTGTCAGGTTTAGACTTCCCACGTTCAGAAGACCTGAAACCTATTTAAAGGCAAGCAGTGGCCCGTGAAGATGAGCTATTTGGGAAGATGGTAGCCTTTTGCGCAAACTTTCCAACTTCCGCCAAAAATATTCCAAGGAAATTCTCCTGCCTTTTCAACCAGCTCCTGTTCACGGGTTCCCCTTGAATTCTTACTGGCTCATTTTGCTCCCTAACAGGCTCTCTGGAGAAGGTGCCGGTGCAGTCAATATCTGTAAGTAACTTTTAAAGATAGTTTGGCAACTTTTACTTAGGTTTGTCCCCCTGCCACTCCGAGCCCGCTGTTTGCGGATGACTCTGAAGAGTGTTTTCCTCTTGCAGCTGTGACCAGAACCGCTGTAGGAACGGGGTATGGAAGTGGAAACTGTCTCAGCTTCGGAGGCAGCAGTGGTGTTGGAGGTGGGGTCTGTGCTGGAGGAATGGGCTTCAGCTCTGGAAGCGAACAAGGCACAGACGGGTCATGCGTGGTCGGCGGAAGCAGTTCCAGCATGAAGTACGTCTCCACCACCTCTTCAGCCAAGAGATGCTACTAAAGTCAGACATCAGCACTGTTAGCTAGTTGTGCCAAGTTTCCTCTCGTATCGCGTGCAATCCTTACCCTGTTACTTGCAAAAGATTTGGAAGCTGTCTGTCCTTATTTATATAAAACACGCCGTGCTCCTGTTTGTTCTTCGACTCTCTGAAATCCTCATTTCCCAGTGTTTGTTTAATAAAAGGCACATGGAATTAATTCTGTCACGTCCTCCTTTTAATTCCAATTACTTTATAGGGCCTTGGGGAAAAGAGTGGTTGACATAGCAGAGTAGAGCTGAAGGCAAACAAAAGTCATACACACAAGAGTTGAgatctttccttcctctgcacTCACTGCAACTCCATGGACACCTCTTATATCCAACAGGAAAAGAGCAGTTGGATGTTCCATTCCCAGTTGTGTGAGCAAAGTTTTTTAGCATCTGTATCTTCCACAGGATGGGAAAATATCTACTCTTCCTAGCAGGCACTAGAGAAAACGTCCTTCTATCTTAATTTCTACATTACGGTATCCCAGCATTTTCATGCCACCTTAATCACGCCCAAACCCCTGTAATCTTTCAAGGTTTTATGTGATGAGTCATGTAGGGATATAAATCTAGTTTTTCCCAAGAAAGCAAGTACTTCAGCTCACGCTGTTCTGTACATGTACTAGCTGCAGGGGCTAATAAAATGCTGTCACTGCCATTACcataattagaaatggaaaagactCATTAAACCCCCAAACTCACCCTCTTTGGGAAGATGATGTCCCCAGACATAGGCTGTGAGATAGTTAAAGACCCTGAGGGTAAGGAAGGTttagttctctctctctgatCTCCTGAACAGCAGTAACGAGAGACAAACTACAAAAGCATCAAAGCccatattaaggaaaaaaaaatgtgctgagaTTACCACAGCAGATTGTGCTGGTTCAGTCTCTGACACAACCCTGCCAGTGACTAAAGCACTAGAGGTAAACGTGACGCACATTAAGTGCATGCTGACACCCAGCCTAAAGAGAAGGCGATATAATAAAGCCCAGCGGTTCATTAACCCTCTAGATCTAAGCACAATAACACACTACGGGAAAGGAAATGGCTCGTCCTCTTCAACACCTGCCCACCCTTCTCTGGCATCTCTGGATGGACCATATTTCCACTGACACCAGCAGAACTGGTATTTGGTTTGTTATTTAAACACTGTCCAGCATCAAAGAGCCATCTGATGACCTGGACTTTTACAAGTCGGGCTGTTTTCTCTCTGGGGGACCACGTACTTTTAGCTGTCTCATCATTCAGCATTTCGGCTAAGCAAAACATCCAGGCTCCCTTTGTAGCCAACAGAAAGGCACAGGTGCCTCCCAAATTATCATCTTTACCAGAAGTACCTCTGTGCAAATGAAGTGTTGCCTGCAAAGATGAGGAGTGCAGACCAATACATCTAACTCCTTGCCTAGATCAGGACGGGTTGCTCCTACCCCAAGACCGCTAGCAATCGGGGAGCAAAATCAGTTTTTCTTTAGCAAAGCACGTCAAATTGGCATTTTCAACACCTCTAGATTCCCTCTTGTAGCAACTTCAGTCCCATCAGCTTTAAACTAAACGGGTGCTGACACCATTAACCAAGTTAAAAGCAAGCCCAAAGGGAACTTCCGgacacaaatacttttttttccccaccagtaaTCCCTGCTCTGAAAAATACAGGTTAGAAAATTTGGTTAGTTTTATGAGCCTGAAGGTTGCCAGCCCATCGCATTAGTGAGCCTGGTGATTAACGGGTTGGGAAAGGTGGCCACGTGCCAGCATACCAAACCGATGAGCTCAGCCAACTGAGCTGCGGTCTTCTGtggacaagcccagctctccAAGAGGATAAAAGGCAGAGGGGACTCCTGATCCAAACTCCCAAAGATTTCTACTTATCTGCCATCTCACCTCATTGTCCTCTGCTCTCGCCACCGGCGAACGATTGCACAGAAGTCAGTCGGTATTAGGTCAGGAGGACTCACTAAGAGTTTCAGTACTGCTTCTGCCACTATGCCCGTTAACCGAAGCAGCTTCAGCTCCATGTCCATGTCCCGCAGC from Calonectris borealis chromosome 30, bCalBor7.hap1.2, whole genome shotgun sequence includes the following:
- the LOC142073746 gene encoding keratin, type II cytoskeletal 6A-like; the protein is MSRQSTVRIQRGRSGFSAASAIVPNTCRTSFSSRSVTRVGNCNAGSGFARVGGGFGSKSLYNVGGCKRISVAGRGGSFYGSAGFGGGAGSVYGGGFGMPANLGYGYGAFGGGMGGPGFPAGGIHEVSVNQSLLKPLNLEIDPSIQRIRKEEKEQIKTLNNKFASFIDKVRFLEQQNKVLETKWSLLQEQGMKTVRNNLEPLFETYINNLRMQLNSLLSDKGRLEGELVNTQYLVEDFKKKYEDEINRRTVAENEFVTLKKDVDAAYMNKVELQAKVDALTEEINFLRALYEAELSQMQTQISDTSVVLTMDNNRNLDLDSIISEVKAQYEDIANRSRAEAESWYQTKYEELQATAGRHGDDLRNTKQEISELNRHVQRLRSEIDSVKKQCANLKAAITDAEERGELALKDAKAKLAELEDALQQAKADLARQLREYQELMNVKLALDIEIATYRKLLEGEECRLAGDGVPVNISVTRTTVGTGYGGGSNLSMGGGICNMGNSFSCGSGPGVSSTTLGGGSSSSVKFVSTSSTRRSYRS
- the LOC142073745 gene encoding keratin, type II cytoskeletal 5-like, coding for MSRQCAARNQSKTGFSAASAFIPNASSTSFCLRSASQGGSCSTTAGYGRFAGGFGSRSLYSLGGCQRISVAGRGGGFYGPAGFGAGTGISCGFGGAVGGAFGFGGGMGGPGLPAVPAGGIHEVSVNQSLLKPLNLEIDPSIQSIRKNEKDQIQTLNNKFASFIDKVRFLEQQNKVLETKWALLQEQGNKTVRNNIEPLFETYINNLRRQLNSLLTDRENLGGELNKVQSLAEEFKNKYEEEINKHTAVENEFVILKKEVDAAYINKTELQARLDSLVEEIDFLRALYEAELSQMQAQISDTSVILTMDNNRSLDMDSIIAEVKAQYEDIANRSRAEAESWYQSRYEELQATAGRHGDDLRNTKQEISELNRHVQRLRSEIDSVKKQCASLQTAIVDAEQRGEMAVKDARAKLAELEAALQKAKTDLARQLREYQELMNVKLALDIEIATYRKLLEGEECRLSGEGAGAVNISVTRTAVGTGYGSGNCLSFGGSSGVGGGVCAGGMGFSSGSEQGTDGSCVVGGSSSSMKYVSTTSSAKRCY